The Miscanthus floridulus cultivar M001 chromosome 7, ASM1932011v1, whole genome shotgun sequence genome includes a region encoding these proteins:
- the LOC136465925 gene encoding fasciclin-like arabinogalactan protein 1, which produces MELRRMMISGERWSGKRRPRQSRLLLLRPSILRRGFVLAGFDLDGDYDDDDVAFHTSSSSSSKVSGPRAPYYSAGAPRPSARARLRAMWCRITREKKRILLCSTGCVPNITALMSKGGCKAFASLVSKSPDTLFAFQLAVGGGVTAFYPTDDAVRGFKPSYRNLSADGKASLLLFHAVPVYYTLRGLKSSNGPMNTLATDGAASNYNLTVQNAGDQVTLRTSASDDPARVRSIVYDRDPVAIYAVDAVLEPVELFDPMADAPAPAPTPVAVGVGVDSGAGARGRSQ; this is translated from the exons ATGGAGCTCCGGCGGATGATGATCTCCGGCGAGCGGTGGAGCGGGAAGAGGAGGCCACGACAAAGTC GGCTCCTGCTCCTACGCCCCTCCATCTTGCGGCGGGGGTTCGTCCTCGCGGGCTTCGACCTCGACggcgactacgacgacgacgacgtcgccTTCCACacctcgtcatcctcctcctccaaggTCAGCGGTCCGAGGGCGCCGTACTACTCCGCGGGGGCCCCACGGCCGTCCGCGCGCGCGAGGCTGAGGGCGATGTGGTGCCGCATCACACGGGAGAAGAAGCGGATCCTGCTCTGCTCCACCGGCTGCGTGCCCAACATCACGGCGCTGATGTCCAAGGGCGGGTGCAAGGCGTTCGCGTCACTAGTGTCCAAGTCCCCCGACACGCTCTTTGCGTTCCAGTTGGCGGTGGGCGGCGGCGTGACGGCGTTCTATCCGACGGACGATGCCGTGCGCGGGTTCAAGCCCAGCTACCGGAACCTCAGCGCGGACGGCAAGGCGTCACTACTGCTGTTCCACGCGGTGCCCGTCTACTACACGCTGCGGGGGCTCAAGTCCAGCAACGGGCCCATGAACACGTTGGCCACCGACGGCGCCGCCAGCAACTACAACCTCACGGTGCAGAACGCGGGCGACCAAGTCACGCTGCGGACGTCAGCATCCGACGACCCGGCCCGGGTGCGCTCCATCGTGTATGATAGGGACCCCGTCGCCATCTACGCCGTGGACGCGGTGCTGGAGCCTGTCGAGCTGTTCGACCCCATGGCGGACGCCCCCGCGCCGGCGCCCACGccagtggcggtgggggtgggggtggattCGGGCGCTGGAGCAAGAGGGAGATCACAGTGA